The following are from one region of the Sandaracinus amylolyticus genome:
- a CDS encoding phosphate/phosphite/phosphonate ABC transporter substrate-binding protein, translating to MDFAARIRKDHGVLIRFFVAKAMGAATALARSELARSDLERRLGATVRFELAESYADLEAAVVGKQAHLVWAPPLVCARIQPHAWATFKLARRGRSTYRTAILALRGKVDLERARGLRAAWVDRSSLGGYLLAREHIRKTRASYDAVVREEVFLGSQPEAIAAVLDGKADITAVAVSDDSISALHAGISTYVSESRVPMLESIAVTGEVPTDALVVTHALERESADDIVERLFGATAGRGPSALRLAMEAEGFERASPSEYAEVLRLVHEA from the coding sequence ATGGACTTCGCCGCGCGCATCCGCAAAGACCACGGGGTGCTGATCCGGTTCTTCGTGGCGAAGGCGATGGGCGCGGCGACCGCGCTCGCGCGCAGCGAGCTCGCCCGCAGCGATCTCGAGCGCCGGCTCGGCGCGACCGTGCGGTTCGAGCTCGCCGAGTCCTACGCGGACCTCGAGGCCGCGGTGGTCGGCAAGCAGGCGCACCTGGTCTGGGCTCCACCGCTGGTGTGCGCGCGCATCCAGCCGCACGCGTGGGCGACGTTCAAGCTCGCGCGGCGCGGCCGCTCGACGTACCGCACCGCGATCCTCGCGCTGCGCGGCAAGGTCGATCTCGAGCGCGCGCGCGGCCTGCGCGCAGCGTGGGTCGATCGCTCCTCGCTCGGCGGCTACTTGCTCGCGCGCGAGCACATCCGGAAGACGCGCGCCTCGTACGACGCGGTGGTGCGCGAAGAGGTCTTCCTCGGATCGCAGCCCGAGGCGATCGCGGCGGTGCTCGACGGCAAGGCCGACATCACCGCGGTCGCGGTGTCGGACGACTCGATCTCGGCGCTCCACGCCGGCATCTCGACGTACGTGTCCGAGAGTCGCGTGCCGATGCTCGAGTCGATCGCGGTCACGGGCGAGGTGCCGACCGACGCGCTCGTGGTGACGCACGCGCTCGAGCGCGAGAGCGCCGACGACATCGTGGAGCGACTCTTCGGTGCGACCGCGGGTCGCGGGCCTTCGGCGCTGCGGCTCGCGATGGAGGCCGAGGGCTTCGAGCGCGCGTCGCCTTCCGAGTACGCCGAGGTCCTGCGCCTCGTGCACGAGGCGTGA